The following proteins come from a genomic window of Miscanthus floridulus cultivar M001 chromosome 2, ASM1932011v1, whole genome shotgun sequence:
- the LOC136536869 gene encoding uncharacterized protein, protein MSHRTRAVLQIHVLSTGFAESFIMEGEGSADVVFHNEDAGPSDVQVHNDDPAAADVQVQNDDEGAPHDSGVDNEEGDAPSEDDEASNLIKSLIRGEIRGEIGDEDEPNEQAKVFFKLLQEAKKELYPGCEDGTKISFIVELFQVKCMYGISNKALEGVLFLISKFLPKGHCVPNTMEKVQRVVRDLGLDYIKIDACENHCVLFWKEYEKLDICPKCKASRWKTDDRGDGHVNDGHDKKRHRVPVKILRYFPLTPRLRRLYMSESTSLEMRWHEEGRIDDGKLRHPADSRAWKHVDNMFPRFKEAHNVRLGLASDGFNPFGMQNVTYSCWPVILIPYNLPPWLYEKQSYWIMSMLIPGKKTPGMNIDVYLRPLIDELKALWNTGVNCRDVKAKENFTLRAMLLWTINDFPAYAMLSGWSTKGKFACPYCHKDTDYLWLKHGKKFCYMGHRRFLPLDHPWRMNKMSFNNEEETREAPVPLSGQDVLDQYATFHPTGFGKDISKKRKRDEDARWHNWRKKSIFFELPYWSSLIIRHNLDVMHIEKNICESILGTLLEIEGKCKDNENARLDMEHLGIRQDQHPVIDDDTYTLPAALYSLDKDDKRILCQFLQGVKMPDGFCSNLKRCVDDKTCKVSGLKTHDYHIILQKLLPLVIRRILPEDVARPLIELSRFFSALCSNELVPADLDKLDSSIKETLCQLEMVFPPAFFDIMIHLPVHLVEEAKLGGPVCYRWMYPVERYLRTAKGYVRNKAQPEGSIAEAYIAEECLTFCSRFFDVDTKLSRADHHENTVVNEPPSGLSIFSEIDYKRRGNKLKNLEKVELQKMRHYIITNCDEARKWVEEHKTQLTRDSSINIKKRHKEHFVRWFEIEIAKLYEKGEASKLMHALSQGPDPRARVLNRVHINNWLFRTAAIEKSLVTQNSGVLVKGDDSIGNMTWYGVIRNIISLEFPQEKEVILFQCDWYDVPATSTSRSRGYTRDKFGIIDIATSMFRYSDEPYILASNAEPVFYVPIVNKPRWSTVVLVRPRNLFSMPDTGNDADALDVGIQEMNESGQGQEFLNWSRQDRAGTTGSAAIINQVRSEAIPEPVDDYIGDDDSDDDDTYIDDGVIAPVMEENIEDDFFA, encoded by the exons ATGTCACACAGAACACGGGCTGTGCTTCAGATTCATGTCCTTTCAACAGGGTTTGCTGAAAGTTTTATAATGGAAGGGGAAGGTTCAGCTGATGTGGTTTTTCACAATGAAGATGCAGGACCTAGTGATGTACAAGTACACAATGACGACCCAGCAGCAGCAGATGTACAAGTACAGAACGATGATGAAGGTGCACCACATGATTCTGGAGTAGACAATGAAGAAGGCGACGCACCGAGTGAAGATGATGAGGCCAGTAATTTGATTAAATCCCTAATCAGAGGTGAAATACGAGGAGAGATCGGTGATGAAGACGAGCCAAACGAGCAAGCCAAGGTCTTCTTCAAGTTACTACAGGAGGCAAAAAAGGAATTATATCCAGGTTGCGAAGATGGTACAAAGATATCTTTTATTGTGGAACTTTTCCAGGTTAAGTGCATGTATGGGATAAGTAACAAAGCATTGGAGGGGGTACTCTTTCTGATCTCAAAGTTTCTCCCTAAAGGTCATTGTGTCCCAAACACAATGGAGAAAGTGCAAAGGGTGGTTCGCGATCTAGGCTTGGACTATATCAAGATAGATGCATGTGAGAATCATTGTGTGTTATTTTGGAAGGAATATGAGAAGTTGGATATATGCCCCAAATGTAAAGCATCTAGGTGGAAAACAGATGACCGTGGTGATGGCCATGTGAACGATGGTCATGATAAGAAACGTCATCGTGTCCCAGTCAAAATCCTTCGGTACTTCCCTCTCACACCTCGGCTACGcagattgtacatgtcagagAGCACGTCATTAGAAATGCGTTGGCATGAGGAAGGAAGAATAGATGATGGCAAACTACGTCATCCTGCTGACTCCAGGGCATGGAAGCACGTGGACAATATGTTTCCACGATTTAAAGAAGCTCATAACGTTCGACTGGGTCTTGCTTCTGATGGCTTCAACCCATTTGGTATGCAAAATGTTACTTACAGTTGTTGGCCTGTTATCCTAATACCTTACAATTTGCCTCCTTGGTTGTATGAGAAACAATCTTATTGGATCATGTCGATGTTGATACCTGGCAAGAAAACTCCTGGAATGAATATTGATGTTTACTTGAGGCCCCTCATTGATGAGTTGAAGGCGCTGTGGAATACTGGTGTTAATTGTAGGGATGTAAAGGCAAAGGAAAACTTTACACTCCGTGCTATGCTACTTTGGACAATCAATGACTtccctgcatatgcgatgctttctgGTTGGAGCACAAAAGGAAAATTTGCATGTCCTTACTGTCACAAGGATACAGATTATTTGTGGTTGAAACATGGGAAGAAGTTCTGCTACATGGGACATCGTCGGTTTTTGCCCTTAGACCATCCATGGCGCATGAACAAGATGAGCTTCAACAATGAAGAGGAAACCAGAGAGGCTCCAGTTCCACTGTCTGGTCAAGATGTATTAGACCAATATGCAACTTTTCATCCAACGGGATTTGGAAAGGACATATCAAAAAAGAGGAAGCGTGATGAAGACGCAAGATGGCacaattggaggaagaagagtattTTTTTTGAGCTCCCCTACTGGTCTTCTTTGATCATAAGGCATAATTTGGACGTGATGCATATTGAGAAAAACATATGCGAGAGCATATTAGGGACTTTGCTTGAAATTGAAGGGAAATGTAAGGACAACGAGAATGCCCGCCTTGACATGGAACATCTTGGGATCAGGCAAGATCAGCATCCTGTGATTGATGATGACACGTACACCTTGCCAGCAGCGTTGTACTCTctagacaaggatgacaagaggaTTTTATGCCAATTtcttcaaggagtgaagatgcctGATGGGTTCTGCTCCAATTTAAAGAGATGTGTTGACGATAAAACATGTAAGGTGTCTGGACTCAAAACTCATGACTACCATATTATTCTACAAAAACTATTGCCCTTAGTCATTAGAAGGATTTTGCCAGAAGATGTTGCCAGGCCATTGATTGAGCTCAGTAGGTTCTTCAGTGCACTTTGTTCAAATGAGTTGGTGCCAGCAGATCTTGACAAACTAGACAGTTCAATTAAAGAGACTCTTTGTCAGCTTGAGATGGTTTTCCCGCCTGCATTTTTTGACATAATGATTCATTTACCGGTCCATCTAGTTGAAGAGGCTAAACTAGGAGGGCCCGTGTGTTACAGATGGATGTATCCAGTAGAGAGGTATCTACGTACTGCTAAAGGATATGTCAGGAACAAGGCACAACCAGAAGGATCAATAGCCGAGGCATACATAGCTGAGGAGTGTCTTACATTTTGCTCTCGATTCTTCGACGTCGACACCAAGCTGAGTCGAGCTGATCATCATGAAAATACAGTTGTGAATGAGCCTCCAAGTGGTCTAAGCATATTTAGTGAAATTGATTACAAGAGGAGAGGAAATAAGCTTAAGAATTTAGAGAAAGTTGAACTTCAAAAGATGAGGCACTACATAATTACTAATTGTGATGAAGCCAGGAAATGGGTAGA GGAGCATAAGACACAACTAACAAGGGATAGTTCAATTAACATTAAAAAACGACACAAGGAGCATTTTGTAAGATGGTTTGAAATCGAG ATAGCAAAACTATATGagaaaggggaagcaagtaaaCTGATGCATGCCCTTTCTCAAGGACCTGACCCTCGAGCTCGTGTGTTGAATAGAGTGCACATCAATAATTGGCTATTTCGGACAGCTGCCATAGAGAAAAGTCTCGTGACACAAAATTCTGGTGTCCTTGTGAAGGGTGACGATAGTATAGGCAACATGACCTGGTATGGAGTCATTAGAAATATAATCTCACTGGAATTcccacaagaaaaagaagttatATTATTTCAGTGTGATTGGTATGATGTGCCGGCTACTAGTACCAGCAGAAGCAGAGGGTACACTAGGGACAAATTTGGTATTATCGACATTGCTACTTCCATGTTTAGATATTCAGATGAACCTTACATTCTTGCTTCAAACGCTGAACCGGTGTTTTATGTCCCTATCGTGAACAAGCCGAGATGGTCTACTGTTGTTTTGGTGAGACCAAGAAATTTGTTTTCCATGCCAGACACAGGAAATGACGCCGATGCACTTGATGTGGGAATCCAAGAAATGAATGAATCAGGCCAAGGTCAGGAATTCTTAAACTGGTCAAGACAAGATAGGGCAGGCACAACTGGTTCTGCCGCCATTATTAATCAAGTGCGTAGCGAAGCAATTCCCGAACCTGTTGATGACTATATTGGTGATGATGATTCTGACGACGATGACACCTACATTGATGATGGGGTTATTGCACCAGTCATGGAAGAAAATATAGAAGATGATTTCTTTGCTTGA